The DNA segment GTGCATGTTGTTATGTTTTACTGATTCCTTAATAGCATACAGTGGAATCTGGGAAAAGCATTTGTAGGTGATTGGAAGTGAACTGGTGTTTGGAAACTATCTGAGGTAAAGGAGAAAAGGAGTAGAAGAAAGTTATGTTGTGTATTGGTGAGAGCATTTTGCAGCTCTTTTGTAATTCTTTTACTTGGCTGACTGCTTGGGTCAGAATTTATAACTGGGTGATGATGTTATGGAATGTAATCAGTTTAATCTTTTTTTCCTGGAATCTACTCTTGATCACTTTTGATGTGTCTTAAATAGCATCAGTTATGGAGAAACTTGAAATGTACTTGGAAAATATCCCCCAGTTGTGGCAAAAATAGCTTCCCACTGGGCTGTGAGAAAATGTAAAGCATAAATGTAATCTGAATAAGGTATCTTGCTACATGCCATGTCTTCCATGAGGCTCAGAATGCATGATGGAGCCAGTGAAAAGGAGTTGGGAAGAATGTGAGGAGCATTGAGAACGACCATGGAAGGGGGCAAAGAGCAACAATAAAGAAATGTAGTCATATGGCCTGATTCAGGCCTTTGCAATATGAGGAAAGAAATTGCACATGACTGTATTTTCTACCTTGAAAGGACAGTGGCGTATCTTCTCATGGCCACAAAGAAAgtgggaaaatgaaagaaaaagctgTTCAGTGGAAAATCTGATCAGAGCATCAAATCCTCTTGGTCTGATTTATATTTTGCCCTTCAAAAAAAATTTACTTGCTTGTCTTGTAACTCTGTGCCCGATGCCTGAGGATTCTTCTGTGGAGCAGGCTGGGTAAATCATGGTTCTCTACAAGAGGGCAGCAACCTAAGTATGGACAGAAGGGTTCATAGGCAGTTGCCATGCCCTCTGTGCTGTCCTCCTCTTGGGGCAGAGTGGCATggtctgagggaggaggggggaagatgtGGGTATGACTAGAGAATGAAAGGGATAAAGAGAATGAGGGAGTGAGACAGGTCCAggagggagcaagtcacagtCCAGCCAATACTTGATCTAGGTATCATGATGGCAGTGAGGGTGATGAGGACTGCTCTCCCCTGTAGTCATTCAAGTGGCATCACTGACCTTATCTGCTCAGAGGCCAAACCACTTCCAGACCCTAATGATCCATCCTGATCTGCACCCTGAAGGGGTATTAAGGGCAAGTATGCTGGTCAAAAATAGTATCCAAGCAGAACTGATTTCACCCTCTTTCCTCCCAATTCAGAAAAGGGATGAAAATCAACCTTTAATTTATTGatccaatcatatttttgagcacttactatgtgcagagcaccgtactaatagcttgggagagtatagtttaacaataaacagacttattccttggccacagagagcttacaacccATTTGTGATCATTTCTTTTATTCAAGGGGATCatgctgaccaaaaaaaaaacccattttctCCTTTGTTCCATATTTATCACATAATTTCCTGCTTTGTTTTAGTTTAGAAGCTCGTGTTGTCAAATAATTTGGCAATTCTCACTTGAAGTTGAGTTGTCTAATATAGCCTTGTCTCCCTTCTAGGTGCTGCAATGTAATCTTTGCAGTGATTGCTACTCAACAACACACCTATTACATGCACAATGGTTTTTGGAACAATTTTCCACAGTCCTGGACAAGATGAGGAAGTTGTCAACTTAAACGTTGGGGGGTTTAAGCAGACAGTTGATCAAAGCACCCTTCTGCGATTTCCCCACACCAGACTGGGCAAACTACTCAGATGCCACTCTGAAGAAGCCATCCTAGAACTGTGCGACGATTACAGTGTGGCTGAGAAGGAGTATTATTTCGATAGGAATCCATCCTTATTCAGATACGTCTTGAACTTTTACTACACGGGCAAAATTCATGTCATGGAGGAACTCTGTGTGTTCTCTTTCTGCCAGGAGATAGAGTACTGGGGGATCAATGAACTTTTTATCGATTCCTGCTGCAGTAACAGATatcaggaaagaaaggaagaaaactcGGATAAGGACTGGGATCAGAAAAGCAATGAAACCAACAGTGACTCTTCCTATGAAGAGTCCTCCATATTTGAGAAAGAACTGGAGAAATTTGATAAGCTGCGATTTGGGGAACTTCGCAAGAAAATCTGGGTCCGGATGGAAAATCCTGCCTATTCATTATCGGCCAAGTTGATTGCAATCTCCTCCCTGAGTGTCGTCCTGGCCTCCATAGTGGCCATGTGCATCCACAGCATGCCAGAGTTCCAGAGGCGGGACACGAATGACCGGGAGATGGAAGATCCCATCCTGGAAGCAGTGGAAATCGCATGCATCGTCTGGTTCACGGGCGAGCTAGCCATAAGATTAGTCGCCGCCCCGTGTCAAAAGAAGTTCTGGAAAAAGCCATTGAACATTATAGATTTCGTATCCATCATTCCATTCTATGCCACTCTGGCCGtggacaggaaggaggaagagagtgaagaTATTGAGAACATGGGAAAAGTGGTCCAGATTCTGCGACTCATGAGGATATTCCGCATCTTGAAACTGGCCAGGCACTCAGTGGGCCTGCGATCTCTTGGCGCCACTCTGAGGCACAGTTACCACGAGGTTGGGCTGCTGCTTTTATTCCTGGCTGTGGGTATTTCCATTTTCTCGGTGCTTGTCTACTCTGTGGAAAAGGATGACCAGACTTCAGAACTCAGCAGCATTCCAATCTGTTGGTGGTGGGCGACAATCAGCATGACCACTGTGGGCTATGGGGACACGTATCCGGTCACCTTAGCGGGGAAGCTCATTGGGAGCGTTTGCATCATTTGCGGGATACTGGTGGTAGCCCTCCCAATCACCATCATCTTCAATAAGTTTTCCAAATACTACCAAAAACAGAAGGATATGGATGGGGATCAGAACTGTGATGAACACCAAGAGAAATGCAATGAGATGCCTTATTTTAACATTAGGGATATTTATGCAAGACGGATGCACTCCTTCATTTCCAGCCTATCGTCTGTGGGAATTGTTGCAAGTGATCAAGATTCCACCGACGCCTCGAGCATTGAAGATATGGAAGACATTCACAACGCAGCTTCTTTGGAGAGTGGGGCAGCAAAATGAGCAGGCTCCATTTCTCATCTTCCATTTCTCCTTTCAGACGTTGGGTTAATACAGCTTTATTGATGTCCGTGGATTGGTTCAGATTGCTTAAAACTCAGGGGGTACCTATCAGCCATAGGTGGACATTCGTTGCTTTAAAATTGTACTACAGCCATGAGGGTTGATCATTTGCCTCACCcagcaatttattttttatgtgaCTAGTGTTATGTagtcttggggtgggggagg comes from the Ornithorhynchus anatinus isolate Pmale09 chromosome 1, mOrnAna1.pri.v4, whole genome shotgun sequence genome and includes:
- the KCNS3 gene encoding potassium voltage-gated channel subfamily S member 3: MVFGTIFHSPGQDEEVVNLNVGGFKQTVDQSTLLRFPHTRLGKLLRCHSEEAILELCDDYSVAEKEYYFDRNPSLFRYVLNFYYTGKIHVMEELCVFSFCQEIEYWGINELFIDSCCSNRYQERKEENSDKDWDQKSNETNSDSSYEESSIFEKELEKFDKLRFGELRKKIWVRMENPAYSLSAKLIAISSLSVVLASIVAMCIHSMPEFQRRDTNDREMEDPILEAVEIACIVWFTGELAIRLVAAPCQKKFWKKPLNIIDFVSIIPFYATLAVDRKEEESEDIENMGKVVQILRLMRIFRILKLARHSVGLRSLGATLRHSYHEVGLLLLFLAVGISIFSVLVYSVEKDDQTSELSSIPICWWWATISMTTVGYGDTYPVTLAGKLIGSVCIICGILVVALPITIIFNKFSKYYQKQKDMDGDQNCDEHQEKCNEMPYFNIRDIYARRMHSFISSLSSVGIVASDQDSTDASSIEDMEDIHNAASLESGAAK